GTACATAGAGCCTGTAAAGGGGGAGAGGGAGGAAGTGGAGCTCCCCACTTACAGCGAGGAATTTGTCTCTCTGATTCCCGTAAACCCCGAACTCTCTCTTGCAGTATGGAACGCTTTTGGAGACAGAGGAATTTTAAGACTCTACTCGAAGGGAAGGGTAGTTTTTGAAACGGAAATTATCCTCGATTGGAAGAAGTACTACATAAGGTACAGGGCTCCATTTGATGAAATCTACGTTGAACTCGAGGTAATCAGAGATGGAAAGAAGTACAGTCTGATATCAAACAGAATAGTTACCCCTTCTGATACAGTCACGATTGAAGGGGAGGGAGAAATTTTTGAGGAAATTTCTAAAGTCCTGGAATTGAAGGAGGAACCTTCCCTATTTGTCGGCTACAGGGGGAAAAATGGTTAAGGGCTATTTTTTCCTTTTTCTCCACCACCACCTCCCCTTCGTTAAACACCCCGAGTACGAGTACTTTCAGGAGGAGCACTGGCTCTTTGAAGCAATTTCGGAAACCTACGTCCCCCTCCTTCAAAATTTCTTCAAGCTAAGGGACCAGGGAATTAACTTCAGAGTTACCCTCTCGCTCACCCCTCCCCTCTGTGAGATGTTAAGCGACCCCCTCCTAAAGGAAAAGTTTAGAAAGTACGTTCAGAGAACTTTAGAACTCTGTGAAAAGGAGATAAGGAGAACGGAGGGAAGTCCAACATTCAACAAGTTAGCAAGGTTCTACAGGGACAGGTTTGAGTCTGTAAGGGATTTTTATGAAAGTTACAATGGA
The Balnearium lithotrophicum DNA segment above includes these coding regions:
- a CDS encoding Rho termination factor N-terminal domain-containing protein is translated as MRLELTLEEVEKLTRRELYKVAKELKIRGRSRMRKRELLESIKRELLLIEKASVDEPITSNVEYIEPVKGEREEVELPTYSEEFVSLIPVNPELSLAVWNAFGDRGILRLYSKGRVVFETEIILDWKKYYIRYRAPFDEIYVELEVIRDGKKYSLISNRIVTPSDTVTIEGEGEIFEEISKVLELKEEPSLFVGYRGKNG